Genomic DNA from Thiosocius teredinicola:
CGAGCGCAACAAGCGGTTGACGATCGATGTCGCCGGTGAATCGACGCAACTGGCGAAATCCGGAAGCAATGGACACTTTTTTTCGACCATCCGGTTTCCCGCCGATCTGATCGATCAGAACTGCGACGGTTGCCGCGAAGTGGCGATCGTCTCGCCCGCGGGTGACGAACGGCGTTTTGCCGGGCGGGTGCAATTGATCGGGGAGGACGGCATATCGGTGATCTCCGACATTGACGACACCGTTAAGACCAGCGATGTGTTGAACAAGCGGGAATTGATCAAAAACACCTTTCTGCGGCCTTTCGAAGCGGTCCCGGGTATGCCGCAGGCCTATCAGCGGTGGGCGGATCAGGGTGCGGTCTTTCACTACGTATCGTCGTCGCCCTGGCAGTTGTATCCCTTTCTGACCGAGTTTCTCGACGACACCGGTCTGCCCGGCGGCAGCCTCCATCTGAAACAGTTTCGCGTCAAAGACCAATCGTTCTTCGACCTTTTTGCATCGTCGATGACGACCAAGGTGCCGACTATCTCGCGCCTGGTCAAACAGTACCCCAAGCGCCGGTTTGTGCTGGTGGGCGACTCCGGGGAACACGACCCGGAGGTGTACGCCGAAATTTATCGGCAGCACCCCGATCAGGTTGCGCATATCTTCATCCGCAACGTGACCGGCGAATCAGCGGACGCGGCGCGTTACCAGGCGACGTTTGGTGCAATCCCAGCTGCGGTATGGACGGTATTCGACGATCCGAACGACTTGGGCAATTACCGATTGCCGGAGAGCTGAGCGTCGGGCACCAATCGGGCGGTCGGCTGTCTAATTATTCAGCCACCCCTGTGGCTCGTGGCGAACGAGGAGGTTTTCCATGCGCCGCCCTATATCCTTGCTATTCATACTTGTCGGCATCGCTGTCGCGCTAAACGCTTGCGTCTACGCGCCGCCGCATGAGCGGCCGCCGGCGCACCGTTACGACTACGACTATTACTACTACCCGGACGTGAACGTGTACTTCCATCTGTTCTCGGGGCACTACTACTACCGGGATCATGATCGTTGGCTTCGGGTCAAGGTGTTGCCGAGCCATATCTATCTCGATCACCGCGTCCGTCGACCCTTGATGATAAAGGAACCGCAGCCGTATCGTCATCATGAGCGCCATCGCGCCGAGTACCGGCCACCGGCAAACTATCGTCGCGAACCGAAGTACGACCGCGCCGAGCGCGATCACAACCGTAGGCAGTTCGAGGTGTATCACGGTCGCCGTGGTGATGCACCGCCTAGGCCGCGTTGAGTAACGACGGATAGGCCCGGCGCGCTAGCGGCCGGGCATTGTCGCGGCGCTGGAGGTCTGCAAGACCACCGCAATCGGCAGGTGGTCCGAGCCGATGTCGGGGCCGATGTAGGCGTCATTCACCCGCCATTCCGGCGAGACGAGCAGGTGATCAATAGGGATGCCGAACCATCCTTCGAACATTGCCGGCCAGGTCGGCGATAAGTCTCCGGTGCGGCGCAGGCCCAGTTCGTCCAGTCCGGTGAAAGCCGACGACCAGGGGGTCGCGTTCAGATCGCCCGCCACCACGACGGGTCGGGCGATGTCCTTGTGATGTCTGGCGATAGCAGTCAGCTTGACGTCGCGCAGGGCGTGAAACTCAGGGGCCATCGGCGGCATCGGGTGGAATACGACAATGTCAAACGCCTGTTTCGGCCATGCGACTTGTGCCTCGATGTGTGGAATGCCGTCGTTGTCTTCGATCACTTGTATATCGCTCAACGGAAACCGGGACAGCAGGGCAATACCGAAGGCGTCGTTGCGCGGCCGGATGACGCGGTGCGGGAATGCCACGAGTTTCTCCAGATCAATGCCGAGTTGCGGCGAGACTTCGAGTACCGCGACGACATCCGCCTGTCGATTGTTCAACCAGTCAATGAATGTTGCGGGATTTTGGTTGGCCGCATTGACGTTGGCGACGATGACGGTCAATGTCGGTCCGTCGTGATTCGCGCGGAGTGCCGTCGATGACGCGGTGAACCACGGCAAAACGGTGAGCACTATGAGCATCAGCCACCGTTTATCCTTCCATGCAAGCAGCGGTGCACAGACCAGCAGC
This window encodes:
- a CDS encoding endonuclease/exonuclease/phosphatase family protein; translation: MIDLASHWQWLYVAVLLVCAPLLAWKDKRWLMLIVLTVLPWFTASSTALRANHDGPTLTVIVANVNAANQNPATFIDWLNNRQADVVAVLEVSPQLGIDLEKLVAFPHRVIRPRNDAFGIALLSRFPLSDIQVIEDNDGIPHIEAQVAWPKQAFDIVVFHPMPPMAPEFHALRDVKLTAIARHHKDIARPVVVAGDLNATPWSSAFTGLDELGLRRTGDLSPTWPAMFEGWFGIPIDHLLVSPEWRVNDAYIGPDIGSDHLPIAVVLQTSSAATMPGR
- a CDS encoding phosphatidate phosphatase App1 family protein, which gives rise to MIDFGVLVLVFGVTLFAFLAFQRVYASDLKSDEHVILFTTNAHLIDNGRLWQADVHGWIFEPEEGSAWRSALANSFVKRLGLDQSALEESAFRKRAAMFLVDNERNKRLTIDVAGESTQLAKSGSNGHFFSTIRFPADLIDQNCDGCREVAIVSPAGDERRFAGRVQLIGEDGISVISDIDDTVKTSDVLNKRELIKNTFLRPFEAVPGMPQAYQRWADQGAVFHYVSSSPWQLYPFLTEFLDDTGLPGGSLHLKQFRVKDQSFFDLFASSMTTKVPTISRLVKQYPKRRFVLVGDSGEHDPEVYAEIYRQHPDQVAHIFIRNVTGESADAARYQATFGAIPAAVWTVFDDPNDLGNYRLPES